From one Arenicella chitinivorans genomic stretch:
- a CDS encoding glucosamine inositolphosphorylceramide transferase family protein: MKQQQWTIGLVGGATPLSLEPAPNNPIITAEMVTDVAAEFVADPFLTRANGQWYLFFETQPSAVTSGSPPPPGVIGVAQSTDLTAWKYLGTVLAEPWHLSYPYVFELNDIHYMIPETLGANCVRLYESQAFPFNWQPVADLVAGQHADPSLFYVDQTWWLFTCPKPAEHNELALYFASDLVGPWKPHPMNPLLSDDAHNARPAGRVLTWQGRLFRFAQDCWPRYGTQVRMFEILEITTDNYREQEVPQSPILTPSGNGWNGRNMHHIDLHCVDANHWIACVDGYFADDNLDA; this comes from the coding sequence ATGAAGCAACAACAATGGACCATCGGTTTAGTTGGCGGCGCAACGCCGCTGTCCCTAGAACCGGCACCGAACAATCCGATTATCACCGCCGAAATGGTGACCGATGTGGCAGCCGAGTTTGTGGCTGATCCGTTTTTAACACGAGCGAACGGACAGTGGTATTTGTTTTTTGAAACACAACCGAGCGCAGTTACCAGCGGGTCGCCCCCGCCACCGGGCGTGATCGGTGTGGCACAGAGCACTGACCTCACGGCTTGGAAATACTTGGGTACCGTATTAGCAGAACCATGGCACCTATCCTACCCTTATGTCTTCGAATTGAATGATATTCATTACATGATTCCCGAAACACTGGGGGCGAACTGTGTGCGTTTGTATGAGAGCCAGGCGTTTCCGTTCAACTGGCAGCCGGTCGCCGACCTGGTCGCGGGGCAGCATGCTGATCCAAGCCTGTTTTACGTGGATCAAACATGGTGGCTGTTTACCTGCCCAAAGCCAGCCGAGCACAATGAACTAGCGCTGTATTTCGCTTCAGACTTAGTCGGCCCCTGGAAACCCCACCCAATGAATCCCCTCCTATCTGACGATGCGCACAATGCCCGTCCAGCTGGTCGCGTTTTAACCTGGCAAGGCCGCTTATTTCGATTCGCGCAGGATTGCTGGCCACGCTACGGCACACAGGTGCGCATGTTCGAGATACTGGAGATCACCACCGATAATTACCGTGAGCAAGAGGTGCCACAAAGCCCTATTTTAACGCCCAGTGGAAACGGCTGGAACGGGCGAAATATGCACCATATCGATCTCCACTGCGTCGATGCAAATCACTGGATCGCTTGCGTTGACGGTTACTTTGCCGACGACAATCTAGACGCATGA
- a CDS encoding lytic polysaccharide monooxygenase translates to MKHQTVKRTAIVNLIAASSLMAFSTASYGHGLMVEPPSRNATCGMPTDQRPDNATNPVCVDAFAQDQNGGYQFMSVLTHDVGRQGVTPLPGNVCGFDSETWDNYNNGNTTPWDLPLNWPTTPVSAGNFDIVWDISWGPHFDDTEEFVYYITKPGFQYQVGVPLTWDDFEATPFCKELYDDSDPNANPDVVPDKGATRFRTSCQLPNRSGRHVIYGEWGRNYYTFERFHGCIDVSFSGGGTENQAPTADAQSVTVEENSSVSITLSGSDSDGTIDSYAIYSNPNNGSLTGTGANLTYTPNSGFVGADAFSFTVRDNDGALSSPASVGITVTESDGGTLNQAPIADFTFAANELAVSFAGGLSSDPDNGPSALTYAWDFGDGSSSTAAGPVHTFGAAGSYQVTLTVSDGELSDAITKTVTVSEDSTGGGDVTCSYSISNQWNSGFVAEITIENNGTSAINGWTVNWSYTDGSAVTSAWNSVFSGTGSGPYNASNLDWNEVIQPGQAVTFGFQGTHAGSTSVVDVSGDVCP, encoded by the coding sequence ATGAAGCATCAAACAGTCAAACGCACAGCGATAGTCAATCTTATTGCTGCCTCTTCACTGATGGCTTTTAGCACGGCTTCCTACGGCCATGGTCTGATGGTCGAGCCGCCATCGCGAAATGCCACCTGTGGTATGCCGACTGATCAGCGCCCAGATAATGCCACCAACCCGGTGTGTGTCGACGCTTTCGCTCAGGATCAAAATGGCGGGTATCAATTTATGAGTGTATTAACTCATGATGTCGGCCGACAAGGCGTGACCCCACTGCCTGGAAACGTATGCGGTTTCGATAGCGAAACCTGGGACAATTACAATAATGGCAATACCACACCGTGGGATTTACCGCTAAATTGGCCAACCACACCCGTAAGTGCCGGTAATTTTGACATTGTGTGGGATATTTCTTGGGGACCACACTTTGATGATACCGAAGAGTTTGTTTACTACATTACCAAGCCTGGTTTTCAATATCAGGTTGGCGTACCACTGACGTGGGATGATTTTGAAGCAACGCCATTCTGTAAAGAACTGTATGACGACAGCGACCCCAATGCCAATCCAGATGTGGTTCCGGATAAAGGTGCAACTCGCTTTCGTACTTCGTGCCAGTTGCCTAACCGGTCCGGCCGACATGTGATTTACGGTGAGTGGGGACGAAATTACTATACCTTCGAGCGGTTTCATGGCTGTATCGATGTTAGCTTTAGCGGCGGCGGCACAGAAAACCAAGCGCCTACGGCGGATGCGCAGTCGGTGACTGTCGAGGAGAATAGCAGCGTCTCGATCACACTGAGTGGGTCAGACTCGGATGGCACGATTGATTCCTATGCCATCTATAGCAATCCGAATAACGGTAGTCTCACGGGTACGGGCGCGAACCTAACCTATACGCCAAACTCAGGATTTGTTGGCGCTGATGCGTTCAGTTTTACCGTGCGGGACAATGACGGTGCGCTTTCAAGCCCTGCGTCTGTCGGCATCACCGTGACCGAGTCGGATGGTGGCACCTTGAATCAGGCACCTATTGCCGATTTCACATTCGCGGCCAATGAGCTGGCGGTAAGCTTTGCCGGTGGACTATCGTCAGACCCAGATAATGGCCCGTCTGCGTTGACCTACGCCTGGGACTTTGGTGATGGTTCGAGTTCAACCGCCGCCGGACCGGTTCACACCTTCGGGGCAGCGGGCTCGTATCAAGTGACCTTGACGGTGAGTGACGGTGAATTAAGTGATGCGATCACCAAGACCGTGACGGTATCGGAAGACAGCACTGGCGGTGGTGATGTGACCTGTAGTTATAGCATTTCTAACCAGTGGAACAGCGGCTTCGTGGCTGAGATAACAATTGAAAATAACGGTACGTCGGCGATCAACGGTTGGACCGTTAACTGGAGTTATACGGATGGCTCCGCAGTCACGAGCGCGTGGAATAGCGTGTTTAGCGGAACCGGTTCGGGACCCTATAATGCGAGCAATTTGGACTGGAATGAGGTAATTCAACCTGGTCAGGCCGTGACGTTTGGCTTCCAAGGCACGCATGCCGGTTCTACATCAGTCGTGGATGTAAGCGGCGACGTTTGCCCGTAA
- a CDS encoding GNAT family N-acetyltransferase, protein MNSAPLKAEIHAEPTLRLVTSVDEVASLDAVWQALLARSECHPVFSSHAWYMAAITCFVDVSPRVLVLSQQGEVCGIAPLVWDAGTEHLRLASDLADYQDFIVPADSLDLARQLLDTILTSGAGISASETRRLHLAGLRQNAVVTRLMGKAITRNLAQQECWYADLSAGYDAFLATRSSNFRYNLRRAQRRAERSDVRVGESRPDQLAPEQLPELFLRLHLQRFPDKLFSRAEPQAFCRALLPGLFTRGLLRAFVIKQRSTTVGLHLTVQGRHSLAIWNGGFDASIATLSPGKLLLDYQFKTVCRERLIAYDFLRGDESYKRSWSTHHVKIGGFDYATLATGR, encoded by the coding sequence GTGAATAGCGCGCCATTGAAGGCTGAAATCCATGCGGAGCCGACACTGCGCTTAGTTACTTCGGTGGATGAGGTCGCGTCGCTCGACGCGGTTTGGCAGGCGCTATTGGCACGCTCGGAATGTCACCCAGTGTTCAGTTCACATGCGTGGTATATGGCCGCCATTACTTGCTTTGTGGATGTCTCGCCACGCGTACTCGTGCTGAGCCAGCAAGGCGAGGTTTGTGGGATTGCACCTCTAGTTTGGGACGCTGGAACTGAACACTTACGTCTGGCCAGCGATCTGGCTGACTACCAAGACTTTATTGTGCCGGCGGATTCGCTTGATCTCGCTCGCCAATTGTTAGACACCATACTAACCTCGGGCGCGGGTATTTCGGCGTCGGAGACGCGCAGGTTGCACCTCGCCGGTTTAAGGCAAAACGCCGTGGTCACGCGTTTAATGGGCAAGGCGATTACCAGAAACCTCGCACAGCAAGAGTGTTGGTACGCGGATTTGAGTGCAGGGTACGACGCATTTTTGGCTACGCGCAGTAGCAACTTTCGGTACAATTTACGCCGTGCACAACGTCGAGCCGAACGATCAGACGTTCGCGTTGGGGAGTCACGACCGGATCAGCTTGCCCCTGAGCAGTTACCTGAACTTTTTCTAAGACTGCACTTGCAGCGCTTCCCAGACAAGCTGTTCTCACGTGCTGAACCACAAGCGTTTTGTCGGGCGCTACTACCAGGCTTGTTTACCCGCGGTTTGCTGCGTGCTTTTGTGATCAAACAGAGATCCACCACGGTGGGCTTGCATCTAACTGTGCAGGGTCGACACAGTCTGGCTATTTGGAATGGTGGATTCGACGCGTCGATTGCGACATTGTCCCCCGGGAAACTGTTATTGGACTACCAGTTTAAAACTGTGTGTCGAGAGCGCTTGATCGCGTATGACTTTTTGCGTGGTGACGAGTCGTACAAACGATCCTGGTCGACACACCATGTCAAAATCGGTGGGTTTGATTACGCCACGCTGGCGACTGGAAGATAA
- the ribA gene encoding GTP cyclohydrolase II RibA produces MTSTVLNFQAETHLPTEFGTFRFRIYKNHLAQEVVAMISPLLDQDSAVPVRLHSACFTAEVMGSLKCDCKQQLDFALAHIAQHTGIVIYLPQEGRGIGLSNKIKAYALQESGSNTIEANSLLGLPVDDRSYEDAIAILQELGVQKIKLITNNPDKLTALRTAGFSVESRIPVPTVSNAHSVGYLETKREQMGHLLTDADLYHADQTQHPSNERPYVHLNFAMDARGRMHQADGQACDLSCESDWKRVHELRERYAAVVVGARTWTLDQPQLTARASRLGRRPQRQPDRVIFAGRTPCRVVPDARRSFVVGVAESPRTNCIRIKASNRELESPLNALYQQGVTSMLVEGGLTLLQSFIRQNMVDQMTIYVRTQSADAAQAMLSDQFPGLPTETMQASPLGQGVLLSYLPEHRYQTEAQTARSVASAAGAV; encoded by the coding sequence ATGACATCGACAGTATTAAATTTTCAGGCCGAAACACACCTTCCAACCGAGTTCGGCACCTTCCGGTTTCGGATCTACAAAAACCATCTGGCACAGGAAGTTGTGGCCATGATCAGTCCGCTACTAGATCAAGACAGCGCAGTGCCAGTTCGCTTGCACTCTGCTTGCTTTACCGCAGAAGTTATGGGCTCGCTTAAATGCGACTGCAAGCAACAACTCGATTTCGCGCTAGCCCATATTGCGCAACACACAGGCATTGTTATTTATCTGCCACAGGAAGGGCGAGGGATTGGCCTGAGCAACAAGATCAAAGCCTATGCGTTGCAAGAATCTGGCTCAAATACCATCGAGGCGAACAGCCTGCTAGGGTTGCCCGTAGATGATCGTAGCTACGAAGACGCGATTGCTATTTTGCAGGAACTCGGTGTGCAAAAAATAAAGCTGATTACCAATAATCCTGACAAACTGACGGCATTGCGCACAGCTGGATTTTCGGTCGAATCGCGGATTCCAGTGCCTACGGTGAGCAATGCGCACTCGGTCGGATACTTGGAAACCAAACGCGAGCAAATGGGACATCTATTGACCGACGCCGATCTGTATCATGCAGACCAAACCCAGCATCCTAGTAACGAACGCCCTTATGTGCACCTAAATTTTGCCATGGATGCGCGCGGACGCATGCACCAAGCAGATGGGCAGGCATGCGATTTATCGTGCGAATCGGACTGGAAACGCGTGCATGAATTACGCGAACGTTACGCGGCCGTCGTTGTCGGTGCCCGGACTTGGACCTTAGACCAACCTCAGTTAACGGCGCGCGCCAGTCGGCTCGGTCGCCGGCCACAACGCCAGCCAGACCGCGTGATATTTGCTGGGCGTACGCCTTGTCGAGTCGTACCTGATGCGCGCCGCAGTTTTGTGGTCGGCGTAGCCGAGAGTCCTCGTACCAATTGCATTCGTATCAAAGCCTCCAACCGCGAACTCGAATCGCCTTTAAACGCACTCTATCAACAAGGGGTCACCAGCATGCTGGTCGAAGGCGGGCTGACCTTGCTGCAATCGTTCATACGGCAAAACATGGTCGATCAGATGACGATTTATGTGCGCACGCAGTCAGCCGATGCGGCGCAAGCGATGCTGTCTGACCAGTTTCCAGGTCTACCTACTGAGACAATGCAGGCATCGCCATTAGGTCAGGGGGTTCTGCTGAGCTATCTACCCGAACACCGATATCAGACCGAGGCCCAGACCGCACGGTCTGTGGCGTCTGCAGCCGGTGCGGTGTAA
- a CDS encoding glycosyltransferase family 4 protein — translation MKILLLQSSVYYPSLGGGNKANRYLLEALAARGHQCVSIAKSLDSQRISDTRSEVEVLSDRGIRFNETNPYIRAYTLNSVLVQTVQTHHSSGRLARVITDQHTTLAPDVILVSDDKSGELLEIALTLNADRTVLLLHTNLHLPFGAEATHADADRAAVYARCRHRLSATRYTQEYLRQEGALASEFIPFPVFGSGSFSNIADPHRKTVGLINPCDVKGLSIFLALAERFPELEFVAVPTWGASQDNLARISALPNTRVVAPEDEINHILTQLSVLLVPSLIAETFGYVTVEAMLRGIPVLASDYGGLRDAKLGVPHLIPISPATHADGRHHIPRQNIEPWATALASLMRNANAYETCSRQSHQAAHAYIKQIDVQRFEHYFQEIAA, via the coding sequence ATGAAAATACTGTTATTACAAAGCTCTGTTTACTACCCGTCGCTCGGCGGCGGCAATAAAGCCAATCGTTACCTACTGGAAGCATTGGCGGCGCGTGGTCACCAATGCGTGTCAATCGCAAAATCGCTCGATTCACAACGGATATCCGATACGCGCAGCGAAGTCGAGGTGCTTTCTGATCGGGGAATCCGGTTTAACGAAACAAACCCTTATATTCGAGCCTACACCTTAAATTCGGTGTTGGTGCAGACCGTCCAGACGCACCATTCATCTGGACGCCTCGCCCGCGTTATTACTGACCAGCACACCACACTGGCACCGGATGTAATCCTGGTGTCAGACGATAAGTCTGGCGAGCTGTTGGAGATCGCCCTCACCTTAAACGCAGATCGAACCGTGTTGCTTCTGCATACCAACTTACATTTGCCATTTGGTGCAGAGGCAACCCATGCCGACGCAGACCGTGCCGCCGTTTATGCTCGCTGTAGACACCGACTCAGTGCCACCCGTTACACCCAAGAGTACCTGCGTCAGGAAGGTGCCTTGGCCTCAGAATTTATTCCATTTCCGGTGTTCGGGTCGGGTTCATTTAGCAACATTGCAGACCCACATCGAAAAACGGTGGGCCTCATCAACCCTTGCGATGTTAAAGGCTTATCGATATTTCTCGCATTGGCCGAACGCTTCCCAGAGCTTGAGTTTGTCGCCGTTCCAACTTGGGGCGCATCACAGGACAATCTCGCACGCATCTCCGCCTTGCCCAATACCCGAGTTGTCGCTCCAGAGGACGAGATCAACCACATTTTGACTCAACTCTCGGTATTGCTGGTGCCCTCGCTGATTGCCGAAACGTTCGGTTATGTAACGGTTGAAGCCATGCTGCGTGGTATCCCGGTGTTAGCCAGTGATTACGGTGGCCTACGCGATGCCAAGCTCGGTGTTCCCCATCTTATCCCGATTAGCCCGGCCACACACGCCGACGGACGACACCACATTCCCCGCCAAAACATTGAACCTTGGGCCACGGCGTTGGCGTCGTTGATGCGCAACGCGAATGCGTACGAGACCTGCTCACGGCAGTCACATCAGGCTGCTCACGCTTATATTAAACAGATTGACGTGCAGCGCTTTGAACACTATTTTCAAGAGATTGCAGCATGA
- a CDS encoding mechanosensitive ion channel domain-containing protein, whose translation MNFYTIARFLFVFTVMVAMSANGYTQTIEAETAEGNDDVVTDELEIQVERSAEEIAAEQEHQYLLSTGERLAELEQLIRDETKSLGQLLTTAKRNDWTPELEAAVAEQRRRIADLKNSFEQLAIGGVNLSLFSLVEEPKDWQEELTLVLKPLLENLRGLTEKPRKIENVRRAIEEQRITISTAEDALRSLDKFDGEKHSKRVASELSLVRDKWEKLKAEATRSKELAELELQNLVREQSSWYQAFAEGFKSFARQRGLTLLIAFGFVVLIVLVFRVLGNIFSSRSRNDPKRARRTTYRILAYTQRLLMFVLIFASVMVVFFVRGDVLLLALMSVLLFALAIGLKNMLPQFLEESRILLNIGRVREQERVLIKGVPWRVATINFYSKLTNPEIRGTLRLPLSDLKSLTSQPLGDHRWFPSSIGDWVLDDANRLYEVTHQGPVTVELQSAQLTSKLIPTEVYFAAGFVNVSKSKRIRLVSVFGIDYAHQSIALDVVPDKFQAGVLAHLEQANIGTNQIEVKVEFQAAGASSLDYRIIVFVGVAAAKHYYRIGRYIQQACLRVCNEEGWGIPFPQLTVHQGTDISVE comes from the coding sequence ATGAATTTTTACACTATTGCCAGGTTCTTATTCGTCTTCACGGTCATGGTGGCCATGAGCGCGAATGGCTACACACAAACCATCGAAGCGGAAACCGCTGAGGGCAACGACGATGTGGTGACCGACGAATTGGAGATTCAGGTCGAGCGCTCTGCCGAGGAAATCGCGGCAGAGCAGGAGCATCAGTATTTGCTAAGTACTGGCGAGAGGCTAGCAGAACTGGAGCAACTCATTCGAGACGAAACCAAGTCTCTGGGGCAGTTGCTGACTACGGCAAAGCGCAACGACTGGACGCCGGAATTGGAAGCGGCGGTGGCTGAACAGCGGCGTCGCATCGCGGACTTAAAAAACAGTTTCGAACAGTTGGCCATTGGTGGTGTGAACCTGAGTCTCTTCAGCCTTGTCGAGGAGCCGAAGGACTGGCAGGAGGAGTTGACCTTGGTGCTCAAGCCGTTGCTTGAAAACCTGCGTGGTCTAACCGAGAAACCAAGGAAGATTGAGAACGTGAGGCGCGCGATTGAAGAGCAACGAATCACAATCAGCACGGCCGAAGATGCGCTGCGGAGCTTGGATAAGTTTGATGGTGAAAAACACTCCAAGCGTGTGGCCAGTGAGTTATCGCTGGTGCGTGATAAATGGGAGAAACTGAAAGCCGAAGCCACGCGCAGTAAGGAACTGGCTGAACTCGAGTTGCAAAATTTGGTGCGCGAGCAATCCAGTTGGTACCAAGCCTTTGCCGAGGGGTTCAAGAGCTTCGCAAGACAGCGCGGATTGACACTATTGATTGCGTTCGGTTTTGTGGTGCTCATCGTTTTGGTGTTCCGTGTGCTGGGAAACATTTTCAGTTCTCGGAGTAGAAACGACCCAAAACGCGCGCGACGAACCACCTATCGTATCTTGGCATATACGCAGCGACTGCTCATGTTTGTGCTGATTTTTGCGTCGGTTATGGTTGTGTTTTTCGTGCGTGGTGATGTGTTGTTATTGGCATTGATGTCGGTGTTGCTGTTTGCACTCGCCATTGGCCTGAAAAATATGCTGCCTCAATTTTTAGAGGAAAGCCGGATACTGCTAAACATCGGACGCGTCAGGGAGCAGGAGCGCGTATTGATCAAGGGCGTGCCATGGCGCGTGGCCACCATTAATTTTTATTCCAAGCTCACCAACCCGGAAATTCGCGGTACCTTGCGTCTCCCGTTGTCAGACCTCAAGTCTCTGACATCGCAGCCGTTAGGAGATCATCGTTGGTTCCCAAGCTCCATCGGCGACTGGGTGCTTGATGACGCCAATCGCTTGTATGAGGTCACGCATCAAGGGCCCGTGACGGTGGAGTTGCAAAGCGCGCAGCTAACCAGCAAGCTGATCCCCACTGAAGTGTATTTTGCTGCTGGCTTTGTGAATGTCTCAAAGTCCAAACGTATCCGCCTAGTCAGTGTTTTTGGTATTGATTATGCGCACCAATCAATTGCATTGGATGTGGTTCCAGATAAGTTTCAAGCCGGTGTTCTGGCGCATCTCGAACAAGCAAATATCGGCACCAACCAGATTGAGGTTAAGGTCGAATTCCAAGCAGCTGGTGCGTCTTCACTCGACTATCGAATTATTGTGTTTGTTGGTGTGGCGGCGGCGAAACATTATTACCGTATTGGGCGTTACATTCAGCAGGCGTGCCTGAGAGTCTGTAATGAGGAAGGCTGGGGCATTCCTTTCCCGCAACTCACGGTGCATCAAGGCACTGACATCAGCGTGGAATAG
- a CDS encoding WD40 repeat domain-containing protein, with translation MLNSHTSDSLATQFSTDDTFTRHRGPVTCACHVPDSAWVITSAYDGAVALFDTVSHAVELLGYHAHLVNRVSVNQSGTLAASCSSDFTIAIWDLTNRRLRRTLKGHSDDVEDFIFINDHLGASVSRDWRVLLWNLDTGAVEHVFLGHEQDALSITYLDGKLYTSGDDMTLRIWDLKQRKLEKTLGPFDTEADTCAIDPLNRRAVLGCDDGVVRIFNIDSGELTHEIKAHDAGIKKVACSPDNGDILSAAYDQRIVIWDAETLQNKVELTPHPGTWERSFNWSTQGESVYAGTFDGTVVRWNARSGARLDEYGQGAEDELHPGNACFNDVALLPQHLVATVSDDGLIRVGRLTRQEQIWTHTHVPESGRVLMNAITTTQSQQSGAFDILTGTHDQSIQRYGVRSGRIQQIFSTNLNQGPINCIRVADQPNYNRDLFVACYTGAIVHTNADGQIQGDIHVHDNAVKALALHPRQAIGVSCSADGKLAAWQFDGEQIADYPGHLAIIDDVAISPNGELVASAGRDFTVKIHGLFEGNLRQNIGLGRRSPKALEFLNDHVVIVTNYWGELLRVDLRTEEVLCRRIAQNGISGIAIHDGEVTVSSYDGAIYLVDGETLRTLNSLRSMQQRLNSPAFE, from the coding sequence ATGCTTAACTCGCACACATCAGACAGTCTCGCTACACAGTTCTCCACGGACGACACTTTCACACGCCACCGTGGCCCAGTCACGTGTGCCTGTCACGTACCCGACAGCGCCTGGGTTATCACATCTGCGTATGACGGCGCGGTGGCCTTGTTTGATACCGTCTCGCACGCAGTTGAGTTACTTGGCTACCATGCACATCTAGTGAATCGGGTCAGCGTCAACCAAAGCGGCACCCTAGCTGCATCCTGTTCCTCCGATTTCACCATCGCTATCTGGGACCTGACAAACCGCCGTTTGCGCCGAACGCTCAAAGGTCATAGTGACGACGTGGAGGATTTCATCTTCATCAATGACCATCTCGGAGCCTCCGTATCGCGTGATTGGCGCGTACTGCTTTGGAATCTGGATACCGGTGCGGTCGAACACGTATTTCTCGGTCACGAACAGGATGCGCTATCGATCACATACCTCGATGGCAAGCTCTACACTTCCGGTGATGATATGACACTGCGCATCTGGGATCTCAAACAGCGTAAACTTGAGAAAACTTTGGGACCGTTCGACACCGAAGCGGACACTTGCGCAATCGACCCACTCAACCGACGCGCGGTTTTAGGATGCGACGACGGCGTAGTACGAATATTTAACATCGACAGCGGCGAACTCACCCATGAGATCAAGGCGCATGATGCCGGTATCAAAAAAGTCGCCTGCTCCCCAGACAACGGTGATATTTTGTCGGCCGCATATGATCAGCGCATTGTCATTTGGGATGCTGAGACCCTACAAAATAAAGTCGAACTTACACCGCATCCCGGCACTTGGGAACGTTCTTTCAATTGGTCGACACAAGGCGAGTCTGTGTATGCTGGCACATTCGATGGCACGGTGGTGCGCTGGAATGCCCGTTCTGGCGCTCGTCTAGACGAGTACGGTCAAGGTGCCGAGGACGAGTTACACCCTGGTAATGCCTGCTTTAACGACGTGGCTCTGCTACCACAACACTTGGTTGCCACGGTCTCGGACGATGGCCTTATCCGTGTCGGTCGACTGACACGTCAAGAACAAATATGGACCCATACGCATGTTCCCGAGTCAGGGCGAGTCCTGATGAATGCGATCACCACGACCCAATCTCAACAGTCAGGTGCATTTGATATTCTCACGGGAACGCATGACCAATCGATCCAGCGTTACGGAGTGCGTTCCGGCCGGATTCAACAAATTTTCTCGACCAACCTCAACCAAGGGCCGATCAACTGCATTCGGGTCGCGGATCAGCCGAATTACAATCGGGATTTGTTTGTGGCCTGTTACACCGGCGCCATCGTACATACCAACGCCGATGGTCAGATCCAAGGTGATATCCACGTACACGACAATGCAGTTAAAGCGCTGGCATTGCATCCGAGGCAGGCGATCGGTGTGAGCTGCAGTGCCGACGGCAAGCTGGCGGCTTGGCAGTTCGACGGCGAACAAATCGCAGACTACCCCGGTCATCTGGCAATCATTGATGATGTGGCGATCTCACCCAATGGTGAATTAGTCGCCAGCGCCGGACGTGACTTTACCGTCAAAATCCACGGTTTGTTTGAAGGGAATTTGCGCCAAAATATCGGCTTGGGTCGACGCTCTCCCAAGGCGCTGGAATTTCTTAACGATCACGTGGTAATCGTAACCAATTACTGGGGCGAGCTACTACGCGTGGACCTACGCACCGAAGAGGTTTTGTGTCGACGCATCGCACAAAACGGCATCAGCGGGATCGCCATTCACGACGGTGAGGTCACCGTATCTTCATACGACGGTGCGATCTACTTAGTCGACGGTGAAACGCTGCGAACCCTGAACAGCCTGCGCAGTATGCAACAACGACTCAACAGTCCGGCGTTCGAATAA
- a CDS encoding ATP-grasp domain-containing protein has product MKTRATNSPFAVVVFPEEAGLLLTGAFNAQGIRCIEIASRTGDPADQSHFQAALSQLGVELANQHLLCVVPGSERGVPLADRLAAHYAVFANRTEHQAARYRKSVLAKTAREAGLTVPWQRAISEQQDLLTLKPDLNWPLVLKPDASMGSEGVTCCDSFAELQQTFDTLHRQTNRLGRNNQTCVIQTYLDGTEYAIDSMSFDGQHKIVALWQYVKSTAHILGSAPFTSKRLLPASGELQSVLASYTGRLLDASGVRYGPAHTELVVEKTHPMKPTLMEMGARLHGGQAAMRLSNWCIGHSQVDACVAAYTQPAQFLTTLATPYKLRQHGEIVLLICPHSQLRVSRVNAAMLSDLASVRHLDIDYTPSRKPHQIIGMLILAHRDANQIKNDLAQIRALEDNGLYLPVASVA; this is encoded by the coding sequence ATGAAAACACGCGCAACCAATTCACCTTTTGCGGTCGTTGTGTTTCCCGAAGAAGCAGGCCTTCTGCTCACTGGCGCATTTAACGCTCAGGGAATTCGCTGCATCGAAATTGCCAGTCGAACTGGTGACCCGGCCGATCAAAGCCATTTTCAAGCCGCCTTGTCGCAATTGGGCGTTGAGCTTGCTAATCAACACTTACTCTGTGTTGTTCCAGGTTCGGAACGCGGCGTGCCATTAGCTGATCGCTTGGCCGCACATTACGCTGTGTTCGCGAACCGAACGGAACACCAAGCCGCTCGCTACCGTAAATCGGTCTTGGCGAAGACAGCTCGTGAAGCTGGCCTCACGGTTCCCTGGCAACGTGCGATCAGCGAACAGCAGGATCTACTCACGCTTAAGCCTGATCTAAACTGGCCACTGGTTTTAAAACCGGATGCCAGTATGGGGTCTGAGGGCGTGACGTGTTGCGACTCGTTTGCGGAACTCCAACAAACCTTCGACACATTACACCGGCAAACCAATCGACTCGGGCGAAACAACCAAACCTGCGTGATACAAACGTATCTTGACGGCACTGAATATGCGATAGACTCCATGAGTTTCGATGGTCAACACAAAATTGTCGCGCTGTGGCAATACGTCAAGTCAACTGCGCATATTCTCGGCAGCGCCCCGTTCACCAGCAAAAGACTTTTGCCAGCCAGTGGCGAACTCCAGTCAGTATTGGCGAGCTACACAGGGCGGCTACTTGACGCGAGTGGCGTCCGCTATGGCCCGGCACACACCGAGCTCGTGGTTGAAAAAACGCACCCAATGAAGCCAACATTGATGGAGATGGGCGCGCGGCTGCACGGCGGTCAGGCCGCAATGCGTCTCAGCAACTGGTGCATCGGGCATTCACAGGTTGATGCGTGTGTCGCTGCCTACACGCAACCAGCGCAGTTTCTGACCACGTTGGCAACGCCATACAAATTACGCCAACATGGCGAAATCGTGCTACTGATCTGCCCACATAGCCAACTGCGTGTGAGTCGTGTTAATGCAGCGATGTTAAGCGATCTGGCATCCGTGCGCCATTTGGACATCGACTATACTCCCAGCCGCAAACCACATCAGATCATCGGCATGCTGATCCTTGCGCACCGAGATGCCAACCAAATAAAGAACGACTTAGCCCAAATTCGCGCGCTAGAAGATAATGGACTTTATCTTCCAGTCGCCAGCGTGGCGTAA